A portion of the Microbacterium hominis genome contains these proteins:
- a CDS encoding cell wall-binding repeat-containing protein, with amino-acid sequence MLMASPPPPAIAATDDDPSFVLTQNDLEFILRNIQISEAHAADVLDPSNYELLCDLPDDLAQNCVNDAARPAGVRTVDGSFNNLLIDQSEFGAADNVFPRLLGTEWRQADPEVLDLGFEANAPGISDACDPGTTCYEQIEGNVYDAHPRQISNLIVDQTTDNPAIVNQLDAGTAIPVPGTNRVIIPNSAPDEALSAPFNTFLGFFGQFFDHGLDLVRKGGNGTLIVPLDEDDPLFCTPEGVRVDGIDCDPDTYSNFLTLSRATRFEDSTEHTNLTSPFIDQNQTYASVPSHQVFLREYELVDGVPAATGRLIEGVNGGMSKWRDLKNQARDILGINLTDADLLDVPQIAVDPYGNFIPGANGYPQYVVEGGGLVSAAPGGVDVPDNVLGTGHGFLDDIAHGATPVIDDDGNLVPRFDENGDPILDENGEPVLTGYDNAILNEHFMAGDGRVNENIGLTAVHHVFHSEHNRMAGQIEDVLNGLRPELEAQDSDERGGIAEFAKAFRGEPHSYASDKAGEDLPGYFPAGGDPASLPDGWNADDWSYHERLFQAAKFATEMQYQHLVFEEFGRKIAPQIDPIVGNENSYNAAVDASITAEFAHVVYRFGHSLMTEEIGREAVEGGAPMEDVPLLTGFLNPELFDENGTLSPDEAAGSLINGMTGRVGSQIDEHVVDVLRNNLLGLPLDLPTMNLLRGRDTGVPGLQEARATFFGATGDPALRPYTSWDDFGRNTKNGDNFGRGGERASLVNFIAAYGTHPTVQAATTIDEKREAASLLVNGAPAGQEFTVRLAGTDRFQTAATVSQRSFPDGGPVPVAYITNGMNFPDGLAGGAAARAEGGPLLLATHSVDGEIPSATAAELARLQPERIVILGGTGAISAETQAVLTNYATSGVVERLGGATRFETAVAISQQFANPGVERVFVANGFNFPDALSAAAVAARDGSPILLTAPDALDGATLAEIDRLDPTEIVLLGGTGVVGPNVESQVTGLAPTVTRIGGADRFITSALISETYFPDGAASAFITTGFNFPDALAAGPAAGLAGAPILVSFPTVIPGVVMTELDRLNPSQIAVVGLLGAVSLAAEQQLQVFAPAPVEAPADRLDFLFSTGAWAGQETGLGDVDFWMGGLAERLDPFGGMLGSTFNYVFETQLEKLQFGDRFYYLFRNQGEQLFAALEGNTFSDLIQRNTDASNLPADIFALQDPIVDIDEQAALPAGEREPGLSLINGQWRWQTDAHVEMHGTAGDDNLRGDEGDDSIWGYDGNDRIEGGSGNDALVGGLGDDILTDSFGDDNIKGKQGNDAINTGSGIDLAIGGLGDDFMVDGGGEASTYFAGIGDDIILGTTGRITVFGGEFDDWLEGGGHADLLQGDNGDQFQNDTLGGNDVVLGRLGNDDVEGEGGDDIIVGTQVGTNRHLGGLGWDWLTYYGQTANVTADMAFTRLFEPNNPLRSRYEQLEALSGGSGNDTLRGPLVAQEFAPNELPHTQATEASLQLVDGLVEMLRPTVDGVPQDFSTPFMRGTDPTDIVGMSLPIIGGPGNDLIEGRGGDDYIDGDAMLRVRLTAGGNFFDSAAQLRAAVFAGQLNPGDIDIARDIVVDPNAATAIDTAMYVGSVADYLVEPIGSLTSGYTRVTHTAATTPANNTGTDVLHGIERIQFADACIQITAGGDWVNCNNQVVAVVMDSTDPVEGTPVTAQLFQSTSLGVATATPFDTTGVTNLRFTWWGGDGEAPNAITDWQPLINPLGSSSPTYVPDADSVDLYLRVVVSLVGADSVYRQAASPISDTPVLGTVTPPEP; translated from the coding sequence ATGCTGATGGCATCGCCACCACCACCGGCGATAGCCGCGACAGATGACGATCCCTCTTTCGTCCTCACGCAGAACGACCTCGAATTCATCCTCCGCAACATCCAGATCTCCGAGGCCCACGCTGCCGATGTCCTGGATCCCTCGAACTACGAACTCCTCTGCGATCTCCCCGACGATCTCGCGCAGAACTGCGTGAACGACGCAGCCCGCCCCGCGGGCGTGCGCACCGTCGACGGATCGTTCAACAACCTCCTCATCGATCAGTCCGAATTCGGAGCCGCCGACAACGTGTTCCCGCGTCTGCTGGGAACCGAGTGGCGCCAGGCCGACCCGGAGGTGCTCGATCTGGGCTTCGAGGCGAACGCACCCGGCATCAGCGATGCCTGCGACCCCGGCACGACCTGCTACGAGCAGATCGAGGGCAACGTCTACGACGCCCACCCTCGGCAGATCAGCAACCTGATCGTCGACCAGACGACGGACAACCCGGCGATCGTGAACCAGCTCGACGCTGGGACCGCCATCCCGGTTCCCGGCACCAACCGGGTGATCATCCCCAACAGCGCCCCCGACGAGGCCCTCTCCGCCCCGTTCAACACGTTCCTGGGCTTCTTCGGCCAGTTCTTCGACCACGGCCTCGACCTGGTCCGCAAGGGCGGCAACGGCACCCTGATCGTCCCGCTCGATGAGGACGACCCGCTGTTCTGCACGCCCGAGGGCGTTCGCGTCGACGGCATCGACTGCGACCCGGACACGTACTCGAACTTCCTCACGCTCTCCCGCGCGACGCGCTTCGAGGACTCGACCGAGCACACGAACCTGACGTCGCCGTTCATCGACCAGAACCAGACGTACGCGTCGGTGCCCTCTCACCAGGTGTTCCTGCGCGAGTACGAGCTCGTCGACGGAGTCCCGGCAGCGACCGGCCGGCTCATCGAGGGCGTCAACGGCGGAATGTCGAAGTGGCGCGACCTCAAGAACCAGGCGCGCGACATCCTCGGCATCAACCTGACCGACGCCGACCTCCTCGATGTTCCGCAGATCGCGGTCGACCCCTACGGTAACTTCATCCCGGGGGCGAACGGCTACCCGCAGTACGTCGTCGAAGGCGGCGGACTCGTCTCGGCCGCCCCGGGCGGCGTCGACGTGCCAGACAACGTGCTCGGCACCGGTCACGGCTTCCTCGACGACATCGCGCACGGCGCGACGCCGGTCATCGACGACGACGGGAACCTGGTGCCGCGGTTCGACGAGAACGGCGACCCGATCCTCGACGAGAACGGCGAGCCGGTCCTCACCGGTTACGACAATGCGATCCTCAACGAGCACTTCATGGCCGGTGACGGTCGCGTGAACGAGAACATCGGCCTCACCGCGGTGCACCACGTGTTCCACTCCGAGCACAACCGCATGGCCGGTCAGATCGAGGACGTGCTGAACGGGCTGCGTCCCGAGCTCGAGGCGCAGGACTCCGACGAGCGCGGCGGCATCGCCGAGTTCGCGAAGGCCTTCCGCGGCGAGCCGCACAGCTACGCGTCGGACAAGGCGGGAGAAGACCTTCCCGGGTACTTCCCGGCGGGAGGAGACCCGGCGTCGCTCCCGGACGGCTGGAACGCCGATGACTGGAGCTACCACGAGCGTCTGTTCCAGGCGGCGAAGTTCGCCACGGAGATGCAGTACCAGCACCTGGTGTTCGAGGAGTTCGGTCGCAAGATCGCGCCGCAGATCGATCCGATCGTCGGCAACGAGAACTCCTACAACGCCGCGGTCGATGCATCGATCACCGCTGAGTTCGCCCACGTCGTCTACCGCTTCGGCCACTCGCTGATGACCGAGGAGATCGGTCGCGAAGCGGTCGAGGGCGGCGCGCCGATGGAAGATGTGCCGCTGCTCACCGGCTTCCTCAACCCGGAGCTGTTCGATGAGAACGGAACGCTCAGCCCGGACGAGGCGGCAGGATCCCTCATCAACGGCATGACCGGTCGGGTCGGCAGCCAGATCGACGAGCACGTCGTCGATGTGCTGCGCAACAACCTCCTGGGTCTGCCGCTCGATCTGCCCACGATGAACCTCCTGCGCGGACGCGACACCGGTGTGCCGGGTCTGCAGGAAGCTCGCGCGACGTTCTTCGGGGCGACCGGCGATCCGGCTCTCCGTCCGTACACGAGCTGGGACGACTTCGGCCGCAACACCAAGAACGGAGACAACTTCGGTCGCGGTGGCGAGCGTGCGTCGCTGGTCAACTTCATCGCCGCCTACGGCACGCACCCCACGGTGCAGGCCGCGACGACGATCGATGAGAAGCGCGAGGCGGCATCGCTGCTGGTCAACGGTGCACCGGCCGGCCAGGAGTTCACGGTGCGTCTGGCAGGCACCGATCGCTTCCAGACGGCCGCGACGGTGAGCCAGCGCTCCTTCCCGGACGGAGGACCTGTCCCCGTCGCCTACATCACGAACGGCATGAACTTCCCCGACGGTCTGGCCGGCGGTGCCGCCGCTCGTGCGGAAGGCGGTCCGCTGCTGCTCGCGACGCACAGCGTCGACGGTGAGATCCCGTCGGCCACAGCGGCCGAGCTCGCGCGGCTGCAGCCTGAGCGCATCGTGATCCTCGGCGGCACCGGGGCGATCAGCGCCGAGACACAGGCAGTTCTCACGAACTACGCGACGAGCGGAGTGGTTGAGCGTCTGGGTGGAGCGACCCGCTTCGAGACCGCCGTGGCGATCAGTCAGCAGTTCGCGAACCCGGGTGTCGAGCGTGTGTTCGTCGCCAACGGCTTCAACTTCCCCGACGCCCTTTCGGCAGCGGCGGTTGCAGCCCGCGACGGATCACCGATCCTGCTGACGGCTCCGGACGCACTCGATGGAGCGACGCTCGCCGAGATCGACCGGCTCGACCCGACGGAGATCGTTCTGCTCGGGGGTACCGGCGTCGTCGGCCCCAACGTCGAGTCGCAGGTCACAGGCCTCGCGCCGACAGTGACGCGCATCGGTGGCGCAGACCGGTTCATCACCTCGGCGCTCATCAGCGAGACGTACTTCCCGGATGGAGCCGCGTCTGCGTTCATCACGACTGGGTTCAACTTCCCCGATGCGCTTGCTGCTGGCCCCGCTGCGGGTCTCGCAGGGGCCCCGATCCTGGTGAGCTTCCCGACCGTGATCCCGGGCGTAGTGATGACCGAGCTCGACCGGCTCAACCCCTCGCAGATCGCGGTGGTCGGCCTGCTGGGTGCTGTGTCGCTCGCTGCGGAGCAGCAGCTCCAGGTGTTCGCTCCGGCTCCCGTCGAAGCCCCCGCAGACCGACTGGACTTCCTGTTCAGCACGGGTGCCTGGGCCGGGCAGGAGACGGGCCTCGGCGACGTCGACTTCTGGATGGGCGGACTCGCGGAGCGGCTCGATCCGTTCGGCGGCATGCTGGGGTCGACGTTCAACTACGTGTTCGAGACGCAGCTCGAGAAGCTCCAGTTCGGTGACCGGTTCTACTACCTGTTCCGCAACCAGGGCGAGCAGCTGTTCGCGGCGCTGGAGGGCAACACCTTCAGCGACCTCATCCAGAGGAACACGGACGCGTCCAACCTGCCGGCCGACATCTTCGCCCTGCAGGACCCGATCGTCGACATCGACGAGCAGGCTGCGCTTCCCGCCGGTGAGCGGGAGCCGGGGCTGAGCCTCATCAACGGGCAGTGGCGGTGGCAGACCGACGCGCACGTCGAGATGCACGGCACCGCGGGCGATGACAACCTGCGCGGCGATGAGGGTGACGACAGCATCTGGGGTTACGACGGCAACGACCGGATCGAAGGCGGATCCGGAAACGACGCCCTCGTCGGCGGCCTGGGTGACGACATCCTGACCGACTCCTTCGGTGACGACAACATCAAGGGAAAGCAGGGCAACGACGCGATCAACACGGGTTCGGGCATCGACCTCGCGATCGGCGGTCTCGGTGACGACTTCATGGTCGACGGCGGTGGAGAGGCTTCGACCTACTTCGCCGGCATCGGAGATGACATCATCCTCGGCACGACCGGCCGGATCACCGTCTTCGGCGGCGAGTTCGACGACTGGCTCGAGGGCGGCGGCCACGCCGACCTCCTCCAGGGCGACAACGGCGATCAGTTCCAGAACGACACGCTCGGCGGCAATGACGTCGTGCTCGGTCGCCTCGGAAACGACGACGTGGAGGGCGAGGGCGGCGACGACATCATCGTCGGCACCCAGGTCGGCACGAACCGCCACCTCGGCGGTCTCGGATGGGACTGGCTGACCTACTACGGTCAGACCGCGAACGTCACCGCCGACATGGCCTTCACCCGCCTGTTCGAGCCGAACAACCCGCTGCGCTCGCGCTACGAGCAGCTCGAGGCCCTCTCGGGCGGGTCGGGCAACGACACGCTGCGCGGGCCGCTCGTCGCCCAGGAGTTCGCGCCGAACGAACTGCCGCACACGCAGGCGACCGAGGCGTCCCTCCAGCTGGTGGACGGCCTGGTCGAGATGCTGCGGCCGACGGTCGACGGAGTCCCGCAGGACTTCTCGACGCCGTTCATGCGAGGCACCGACCCGACCGACATCGTGGGCATGAGCCTGCCGATCATCGGCGGACCGGGCAACGACCTCATCGAGGGTCGCGGCGGCGATGACTACATCGACGGCGACGCGATGCTCCGGGTGCGGCTGACCGCCGGCGGGAACTTCTTCGACAGTGCAGCCCAGCTGCGTGCCGCAGTGTTCGCCGGCCAGCTCAACCCCGGCGACATCGACATCGCCCGCGACATCGTGGTCGATCCGAACGCGGCGACGGCGATCGACACCGCGATGTACGTCGGATCGGTTGCCGACTACCTCGTCGAGCCGATCGGATCGCTCACCTCGGGCTACACCCGGGTGACGCACACCGCGGCGACCACGCCGGCCAACAACACCGGTACGGATGTGCTGCACGGCATCGAGCGGATCCAGTTCGCCGACGCCTGCATCCAGATCACGGCCGGCGGCGACTGGGTCAACTGCAACAACCAGGTCGTGGCGGTCGTCATGGACAGCACCGACCCGGTCGAGGGAACCCCGGTGACCGCGCAGCTGTTCCAGTCGACGTCCCTCGGGGTCGCAACGGCCACGCCGTTCGACACCACCGGCGTCACCAACCTCCGCTTCACGTGGTGGGGTGGCGACGGCGAGGCGCCGAACGCGATCACGGACTGGCAGCCGCTCATCAACCCGCTGGGCTCGTCGTCTCCGA
- a CDS encoding ion transporter has translation MARKNRSELKSLPYEIFIGALSILSIVNLVLIVVFAADGAVQTILYTMNALLSAILFGDFLYRLFTAESALRYFFRGFGWADLIASVPLPGLKVLRLFRLGRVIRLVSHVGARTIWLTLTRDRANSTLLTLLLMGVLVMQFGSIAVLAIEGHAEGANITTAADALWYTLVTISTVGYGDHYPVTNAGKLVGALIIVVGVGIFGTFTGYLANLFLSPASGDDDAPTADAVVFPEQVGADASRAAQLRTLLARSEETVAELQRLLREEREDGAGAKD, from the coding sequence CGAGCTGAAGAGCCTGCCGTACGAGATCTTCATCGGCGCGCTGTCGATCCTGTCCATCGTCAACCTCGTGCTCATCGTGGTGTTCGCCGCCGACGGCGCGGTGCAGACGATCCTCTACACGATGAATGCGCTGCTGAGCGCGATCCTGTTCGGCGACTTCCTCTATCGGCTCTTCACCGCCGAATCGGCGCTGCGCTACTTCTTCCGCGGGTTCGGATGGGCCGACCTGATCGCCAGCGTCCCGCTGCCGGGACTCAAGGTGCTGCGGCTGTTCCGGCTCGGGCGCGTCATCCGCCTGGTCTCGCACGTGGGGGCGCGCACGATCTGGCTCACGCTCACGCGAGACCGCGCGAACAGCACGCTCCTCACGCTGCTGCTGATGGGCGTGCTCGTGATGCAGTTCGGAAGCATCGCCGTACTCGCGATCGAGGGGCACGCCGAAGGCGCGAACATCACCACGGCGGCCGACGCCCTCTGGTACACGCTCGTGACGATCTCGACCGTCGGCTACGGGGACCACTACCCGGTCACGAATGCGGGCAAACTCGTCGGCGCTCTCATCATCGTCGTGGGGGTCGGCATCTTCGGCACCTTCACCGGGTACCTGGCGAATCTGTTCCTCTCTCCCGCATCGGGCGACGACGATGCCCCCACCGCGGACGCGGTCGTCTTCCCGGAGCAGGTCGGGGCGGATGCCAGCCGGGCGGCGCAGCTTCGCACGCTGCTGGCGAGGTCGGAGGAGACCGTGGCGGAGCTGCAGCGGCTGCTGCGGGAGGAGCGCGAGGACGGGGCCGGCGCGAAGGACTGA
- a CDS encoding YaeQ family protein: MAAGATIHTFDVQLADVDRGVYETLVLRVARHPSETDAFMLTRLLAYCLEYEEGISFSEGVAATDEPAVLVRDPTGRLTAWIEVGAPDAARLHTGSLRSPRVAVYTHRDPEKVTALYAGKKIHRGDAISVFSFDPGFVDAATAAIARRNSATLSVTERHVYLDLNGATLETDIHERPAV, translated from the coding sequence ATGGCCGCAGGCGCGACGATCCACACTTTCGATGTCCAGCTCGCCGACGTGGATCGGGGTGTGTACGAGACTCTGGTGCTGCGCGTGGCGCGGCATCCCTCCGAGACCGACGCGTTCATGCTGACGCGGCTGCTCGCGTACTGCCTCGAGTACGAGGAGGGAATCTCGTTCAGCGAGGGCGTCGCGGCGACCGACGAGCCCGCGGTGCTCGTGCGCGACCCCACGGGACGTCTCACCGCCTGGATCGAGGTCGGGGCGCCGGATGCCGCGCGCCTGCACACCGGCAGCCTCCGGTCTCCGCGCGTCGCCGTCTACACGCACCGCGACCCCGAGAAGGTGACGGCGCTGTACGCCGGCAAGAAGATCCACCGCGGCGACGCGATCTCGGTCTTCAGCTTCGACCCCGGATTCGTGGATGCCGCCACAGCGGCGATCGCGCGACGCAACAGCGCCACGCTGTCGGTCACGGAGCGCCACGTGTACCTCGATCTCAACGGCGCGACGCTGGAGACGGACATCCACGAGCGTCCCGCCGTCTGA
- a CDS encoding MMPL family transporter yields the protein MATGDNAVLGSWARVRRILIVAGVLVVWLAIFAVGGRTFSQLNDLGTNDRVQFLPASAESTLVNEAQAEFRAEGFIYAVAVFTFDEPLEGHDSALIARDVQRMEPIEGVPIFRSTPLIVADDGLAAEMVIPIESEGAVDEAVAGLRANLADAVPTAAAVYVTGPAGFTADIIAAFAGIDGLLLLVALGAVLLILIIVYRSPILPLLVLFTSLSALCGAVLVVASLARSDVILLAGQTQGILLILVVGATTNYALLYVSRYREALRVHPSRWRATAEALRRSWQPILASGLTVIAALLVLLFSQLDSNRTLGPIASIGILFALAASFTLLPTLLALFGRVAFWPRRIRPAAGEGPVDAMAGSGLWVRLAALIRRSHRKVWIITGVALLVLCAGITQLRADGSPSSEYVLGQSDARDGLAVLAEHYPAGAGTPAIVIVDTARMLDATAAILDVEGVDHVRIATLGGPTPITAEGIQPFAAGAGIALAPIVVDDEVLLEVTLDDAADSLAAEQTVRDLRGALDAVGTDLLVGGPTAVDLDANAAAASDRAIIIPLVLLAITLILMLLLRSLVAPLLVIGTVVLSFGAALGGSAIVFNTVFGFTGADPTVPLFAFVFLIALGVDYNIFLMTRAREETSTHGAREGILRSLVLTGGVITSAGIVLAATFAALGVLPLLFLAQIAFIVAFGVLLDTFVVRTLLLPAAAYDLGRRTWWPSRLSRDDPPREDLPAPVAEERLEPVAG from the coding sequence ATGGCAACTGGGGACAATGCCGTTCTGGGGTCGTGGGCGAGAGTGCGGCGGATTCTGATCGTGGCGGGGGTGCTCGTCGTCTGGCTCGCGATCTTCGCGGTCGGAGGACGCACGTTCAGCCAGCTGAACGATCTGGGGACGAACGATCGCGTGCAGTTCCTGCCCGCGAGCGCGGAATCGACGCTGGTCAACGAGGCGCAGGCGGAGTTCCGCGCGGAGGGATTCATCTACGCCGTCGCGGTCTTCACCTTCGATGAGCCACTCGAGGGCCACGACTCCGCGCTGATCGCGCGGGACGTGCAGCGGATGGAGCCGATCGAGGGGGTCCCGATCTTCCGATCGACGCCTCTCATCGTCGCCGACGACGGGCTCGCCGCGGAGATGGTGATACCCATCGAGTCGGAGGGCGCGGTCGACGAGGCGGTCGCGGGTCTGCGGGCGAATCTCGCCGACGCGGTGCCGACGGCGGCGGCGGTCTATGTGACCGGCCCGGCCGGCTTCACCGCCGACATCATCGCGGCCTTCGCCGGGATCGACGGTCTGCTGCTGCTGGTCGCGCTCGGAGCCGTGCTGCTCATCCTCATCATCGTCTACCGCTCGCCGATCCTGCCGCTGCTCGTGCTGTTCACGAGCCTGTCCGCCCTCTGCGGAGCGGTGCTCGTCGTGGCATCCCTCGCCCGATCGGACGTGATCCTGCTCGCGGGACAGACCCAGGGAATCCTCCTGATCCTCGTGGTCGGCGCGACGACGAACTACGCGCTGCTCTACGTGTCGCGCTATCGGGAGGCGCTGCGCGTGCACCCCTCGCGGTGGCGGGCGACCGCCGAGGCGCTGCGGCGCAGCTGGCAGCCGATCCTCGCATCCGGTCTCACCGTGATCGCGGCGCTGCTGGTGCTGCTGTTCAGCCAACTCGACTCCAACCGCACGCTCGGCCCGATCGCCTCGATCGGCATCCTCTTCGCGTTGGCGGCGAGCTTCACCCTGCTCCCGACCCTGCTGGCGCTGTTCGGGCGCGTCGCCTTCTGGCCGCGGCGGATCCGGCCGGCCGCGGGGGAGGGGCCCGTCGACGCGATGGCGGGCTCCGGCCTCTGGGTGCGCCTGGCGGCCCTCATCCGGCGGTCCCATCGCAAGGTCTGGATCATCACGGGTGTCGCGCTCCTGGTGCTGTGCGCCGGCATCACGCAGCTGCGGGCAGACGGTTCGCCGTCGAGCGAGTACGTGCTCGGGCAGTCGGATGCGCGCGACGGGCTCGCCGTGCTCGCCGAGCACTACCCGGCCGGTGCCGGGACACCCGCGATCGTCATCGTCGACACCGCGCGCATGCTCGACGCGACCGCGGCGATCCTCGACGTCGAGGGCGTCGACCATGTGCGCATCGCGACCCTCGGCGGGCCGACGCCCATCACCGCCGAGGGCATCCAGCCCTTCGCGGCGGGCGCGGGCATCGCGCTGGCGCCCATCGTGGTCGACGACGAGGTGCTGCTCGAGGTGACCCTCGACGACGCCGCGGACTCGCTCGCGGCCGAGCAGACCGTGCGTGACCTCAGGGGCGCATTGGATGCCGTGGGCACCGACCTGCTCGTCGGCGGCCCCACCGCCGTCGACCTGGATGCCAACGCCGCGGCCGCCTCGGACCGTGCGATCATCATTCCGCTGGTGCTGCTGGCGATCACCCTCATCCTGATGCTGCTGCTGCGCTCGCTCGTCGCGCCGCTGCTGGTCATCGGCACGGTCGTGCTGTCGTTCGGCGCCGCACTCGGCGGTTCCGCCATCGTCTTCAACACGGTGTTCGGGTTCACCGGAGCCGATCCCACCGTTCCGCTGTTCGCGTTCGTGTTCCTCATCGCCCTCGGCGTCGACTACAACATCTTCCTGATGACGCGCGCCCGCGAAGAGACCTCGACCCACGGGGCACGCGAGGGGATCCTGCGCAGCCTCGTGCTCACCGGGGGTGTCATCACCTCTGCGGGGATCGTGCTGGCGGCCACGTTCGCGGCGCTCGGCGTGCTTCCGCTGCTCTTCCTCGCCCAGATCGCGTTCATCGTGGCGTTCGGCGTGCTTCTGGACACGTTCGTCGTGCGTACGCTGCTGCTGCCCGCGGCGGCCTACGACCTCGGCAGACGCACCTGGTGGCCCAGTCGGCTCTCGCGCGATGATCCTCCGCGAGAGGATCTGCCGGCTCCTGTGGCCGAAGAGCGACTCGAGCCGGTCGCGGGGTGA